GCTCGGCCACGAGCTGTCCACTGAACAGTTCCTCGGGGGAGAAATTGCCCAGGGTGGTCAGGTCGAAGGCCTCGCGGGAACTCACGTGCCCCGCGTAGTCGGCGGTCAGCAGCTCGCCCAGGCCCTCGAACGTCAGGCCGAGGTCGGCGTGCTGGAGGGCGAGCAGGCGTCCCTCCACGCCCAGCAGGTCGAGGTGGAACTGCATCTCGGACGACAGCCGCCTGGTGAGCTCGAGGCGGTGCGCCACATGCGTGAGGTCGCGCAGCGTCACCTGCTCGCCGATCTCGAGGATGTCGAACTGGTCCAGCAGGTCGCCGAGCCGCTGGGAGATGCGGGCCAGCGTCGCCAGCGTCTGGTTGGCGCGGCTGATGACCTGCGGAACCGTCTCGACGAGATGACGGCGGCCGTCGAGGAAGAGCGAGATGGTCGACATCGAGGCGGACACGGTGATGACGGGGACGCCGGTGGCCTGCGCCGTCCGGTCGGCG
The DNA window shown above is from Tessaracoccus defluvii and carries:
- the disA gene encoding DNA integrity scanning diadenylate cyclase DisA gives rise to the protein MRQVCSGGFDLNVEFTEQKLRELAKLDGAIILSKDLTRIVAAGVHLVPAGDLPTAETGTRHRSADRTAQATGVPVITVSASMSTISLFLDGRRHLVETVPQVISRANQTLATLARISQRLGDLLDQFDILEIGEQVTLRDLTHVAHRLELTRRLSSEMQFHLDLLGVEGRLLALQHADLGLTFEGLGELLTADYAGHVSSREAFDLTTLGNFSPEELFSGQLVAEHLGFGPNANLEQHLTTRGVRLLTNTGRLPRPLVAKLVDGFSLQELFGASVSQLMELEGVGTRRARQIRDALLRITDGA